The DNA segment CAAGGGGGACATGCTCAGAATAGGCGTCGGCAGGGACTATGACCTTAAGGGCACAACAGCAGTGCTTGAGCAGAAGAGCGGCGAGGGCTACGCATACTACAAGATCAGGATAACACTTGAGAACTTTGGAAATGACGCCAAAACGGTCATAGTCAGGCACTACAAGTGGGGCAGAATTATCAGTTCAAGCCTTGAGCCGATGGACGAAACCCGGGACTACGTTGAGTTCAAGGTTGCTGTTAACCCCGGAGAAAAGAAGGAGATAGTCTTTGACTACGAGAACCGCTATTAGCTCTTGCGGAGCGTTACCTCGAACCTCTTCTCTCCCTTTGTCACGTCGAGCACGAGGCTCTTGTCGTAGTCCACGAACTTTGTGTTAAGTATTGCGTAGCCCTCGCTTTGAAGGAACTCTGCCACTTTGAGGCCCAGGTCGTCGAAAAATTCGGCCGCCATGGTTGCCATGCTCGGCTCCTTTATGCCGAGCTCATCGTGATAGCGCCTGGCCAGCTCAAAAACATCCATGGTCACCACCGGATATAGTACTCACAGGGGGATAAAACGGTTGCGGTCGAAAGGCTTAAAGGTAACCAGTTGAAGCCCCCTAGAGTGAGTGCCATGGACGAAAAAACCCTCAGGAAGGGGGAGCGCTATTACAGGGCCGGAAAGGTTCTCTGGGTAGTCAAACATGGGGACAAACTCTTCTCCAAGGTTCTGGGCACTTACCCCTACTACGTGGAGCTGAACCTGCAGACCGGCGAAAACCGCTGTACCTGCCCACTTGGAGGAGACTGCAAGCACGTGGCCGCGGTCATGAAGGCTCATGAGAACGGATTTTATTTTGAAGCCCTGCCGGAGATGAGTGAGAGGTTCGAACTTTATCCGGAGTCCCTTGCCATGGAGTTCTTGGCCGAGGTTCCGGAGCTGGCGCTCGACGTTACCCTCAAGGAGCTCCGCTTTGCCCTCAGCACGGACGAGAGCGGGAGCGAGGTTGCCAGGCTCTTCAGGAGGGCTTTGAAGCTCGTGGGGATGACCGGCAAAATAGAAGTCGTTCACGTCCTCGAAGAAACCATTGCGGAATACAGGCACGTCTTCAGCGACTACGAGCTTTCGGCGAAGCTTGAGGATGAGCTCAGGGAGCTTGAGGCGACAATCCAAAAACCCTTATAAATCCTCCTAACACCAAATAGGAACTTAGAGGGTGAGAAAATGAAGGCGATATACCGCGAGATGTGCCCGAACTGCCTCGGCAGGATTTCCGATGAAAGGCTGTACGTTAAGAATCCGTGCAGTGATTGCCTTGATAAAACCGCTCACGCTGACTCTTATTTTGACCTCATCACGGCGGTTAGAAATGCCCTCCAGCTTAGGGGCACCCTCAAGGAGTGGGAGAGGATATACGGCCTTGAGAGGGGCCTTAGGGAAGTCGAGGCCTTCTTTGAGAAGGCCACAGGTTTTACCTTCTGGAGCGCGCAGAGAACCTGGGTCAAGAGACTCCTTAAGGGGAGGAGCTTCTCAATCATAGCTCCGACCGGAATGGGCAAGAGCACCTTTGGGGCGTTCATGGCCGTGTGGCACGCCACTAAAGGGAAGAAAAGCTACATAGTCGTCCCGACAACGCCGCTGGTGGTCCAGACAGTCAAAAAGCTCCAGGCGATAGCCGAGAGGGCCGGCGTTGAGATAAACCTCGCCTACTACCACGGCAACCTCCGCAAGAAGGAGAAGGAGGAGATGCTGGCCAAGATTCAAAATGGGGACTACGATATCCTGGTTACCAGTGCCCAGTGGCTTGCCAGGAAGTTTGATGATGTTCTGAAGGGCAGACGCTTTGACTTTATCTTCGTCGACGATGTTGACGCTTTTCTAAAGGCCAGCAAGAACATAGACCGCTCCCTTCTCCTCCTCGGCTTTAGCGGGGAGATAATAGAGAAGGCGTGGGAGATAATCCGCCTGAAAAAGCAGATGTCGAAGTACCTGAACGGCCGCGCCCAGGACAGGGAGGAGAGGCTTAAGGAGCTGAACGCTCAGATAGCGGAGCTCCAGAGAGAGATCGAGGAGTTCAAGGCCAAAAACGGCGTCGGGATAATGATAATCGCCTCGGCCACCGGTTCAGCCCGGGGCGACAGGATAAAGCTCTACCGCGAGCTGCTCGGCTTCGAGGTCGGCAGCGGGAGGAGCGCCCTCAGGAACGTCGTTGACAGCTATCTTAAGCCTACGAAAGACGTCAAGGAGCACGTCGGGGAGCTCCTTAGGAGGCTCGGGAAGGGCGGTATAATCTTCACGCCTATTGACCAGGGCTTGGGCTACGCCGAGGAGCTGGTGAACTACCTCCGCGAGAGGGGGTTCAGGGTCGAGCTCGTCAGCTCGAAGAACAAAAAGGCCATAGAGAGGTTTGAAAACGGTGAGGCCGATTATCTGGTCGGCTCCGCCACATACTACGGCTCCCTCGTCCGCGGTCTTGACATGCCCCACCTCATCCGCTACGCGGTCTTTACCGGCGTTCCCAAGTTCCGCTTTTCAATAGACCTTGAGAGGCCGACCATCTACCGTGCCCTGGGCCTGCTCAGTGAGATAATGGAGTTCCTGAGCGATGAGGACAGAAAGCAGGCCGAAAAGCTCCACGCAAGGCTCAGGAGGCTTATACGAAACATACCTCAGTTCGAGCTCCTTAAGATTGAGGAGGCCCTCGCCGAGGGGCTGCCGATAGAAAACGGCTTCCACAACCACGTCCTTGGTGTTTTCCGCGAGCTGGTTGAGTTCCTGAGGAATGCTTTGAAGAACGAGGAGGTTCTTCGGAAACTTGCTGAGGATCCGTTCATCAGCCTGAAGGAAGAAGGGGGCAGGTGGTACATCGAGATTCCCGACGTCAGGACGTACATCCAGGCCACGGGAAGGACGAGCAGGCTGTTCGCCGGAGGAATCACCAGGGGACTGAGCGTGCTCATAGTGGACAACGAGAAGGTCTTCAATGGCCTGGTCAGGCAGATGCGCTGGCGCTTCACGGAGTTCAAGATGGTGCCCTTCGAGGAGCTCGACATCGACGAGGTTCTGAGGCAGATAGACGAGGACAGGGAGAAGGTTCGCCTTGTCATGGAGGGGAAGATAAGCGCCAAGGTCAAGGACCTCGTTAAGTCGGCCCTCATGATAGTGGAGAGCCCGAACAAGGCCAGAACAATAGCCAGCTTCTTCGGCCAGCCGAGCAAGACGAGGATAGGTGACCTGGTCGCCTACGAGGTGAGCATAGGAAATATGATGCTGACGATTTTAGCGAGCGGCGGGCACATGTTCGACCTTGTTACCAACGAGGGCTACCACGGCGTTCTTGTTGATGAGAAAGACGGCATGCTGAGGTTCATACCGGTATACGACACCATAAAGCGCTGCCGTGACTGTGGCCATCAGTTCGTGGACTGGGAGGAGAAAGGCGTCTGTCCTCGCTGCGGCTCGACCAACGTCCGTGACGCACTCCAGAACGTCAAGGCGATGCGCGAGCTGGCTCAGGAGGTCGACGAGATACTCATAGCGACGGATCCCGATACGGAGGGTGAGAAGATAGCATGGGACATAAGGAACGTCCTCAGTCCGTACACGCCGAACATCAAACGTATAGAGTTCCACGAGGTCACGAGGCCGGCCATAATGCGTGCCATTGAGGAAGCCAGGGACGTGAACGAGGGCCGCGTCAATGCTCAGCTCGTCAGGCGCATAGAGGACAGGTGGATAGGCTTCGAGCTGAGCCAGGAACTCCAGCGTGTCTTTGAAAACCGCAACCTCTCCGCCGGCAGGGTTCAGACGCCGGTTCTGGGCTGGGTGATTGAGCGTTACAAGGAGTTCACAGAGAGCGAGACCTACTTCCTCGGTTTAACCCTTGAGAACGGCCTCCAGCTCACGGTAGAAGTCGGAAAGGATGGTAAAAACGTTGAACCTCCTGAATACGTCACTGTCGAGGACGTCCAGCTTGAAGAGCGCGAGCTGAACCCGATGCCCCCCTACACCACCGATGCCATGCTGAAGGACGCTTCAACCTTCCTCAAGCTGTCCGCGCCGGAAACGATGAGGCTGGCGCAGGATCTGTTTGAGGCCGGATTGTGCGTTACTCCCGACACAATAGTGAGCTTGGCTGATGGAAGGCTGATGAGAATAGACGAGGCCGTTAGAAATGGGGAAAGCGACCTGCTGGCGGTGAATGGGCTGAGGGCCAAGAACGCCAAGGCGACAAGGTTCTGGGAGATAGACTGGA comes from the Thermococcus thioreducens genome and includes:
- a CDS encoding SWIM zinc finger family protein translates to MDEKTLRKGERYYRAGKVLWVVKHGDKLFSKVLGTYPYYVELNLQTGENRCTCPLGGDCKHVAAVMKAHENGFYFEALPEMSERFELYPESLAMEFLAEVPELALDVTLKELRFALSTDESGSEVARLFRRALKLVGMTGKIEVVHVLEETIAEYRHVFSDYELSAKLEDELRELEATIQKPL
- the rgy gene encoding reverse gyrase encodes the protein MKAIYREMCPNCLGRISDERLYVKNPCSDCLDKTAHADSYFDLITAVRNALQLRGTLKEWERIYGLERGLREVEAFFEKATGFTFWSAQRTWVKRLLKGRSFSIIAPTGMGKSTFGAFMAVWHATKGKKSYIVVPTTPLVVQTVKKLQAIAERAGVEINLAYYHGNLRKKEKEEMLAKIQNGDYDILVTSAQWLARKFDDVLKGRRFDFIFVDDVDAFLKASKNIDRSLLLLGFSGEIIEKAWEIIRLKKQMSKYLNGRAQDREERLKELNAQIAELQREIEEFKAKNGVGIMIIASATGSARGDRIKLYRELLGFEVGSGRSALRNVVDSYLKPTKDVKEHVGELLRRLGKGGIIFTPIDQGLGYAEELVNYLRERGFRVELVSSKNKKAIERFENGEADYLVGSATYYGSLVRGLDMPHLIRYAVFTGVPKFRFSIDLERPTIYRALGLLSEIMEFLSDEDRKQAEKLHARLRRLIRNIPQFELLKIEEALAEGLPIENGFHNHVLGVFRELVEFLRNALKNEEVLRKLAEDPFISLKEEGGRWYIEIPDVRTYIQATGRTSRLFAGGITRGLSVLIVDNEKVFNGLVRQMRWRFTEFKMVPFEELDIDEVLRQIDEDREKVRLVMEGKISAKVKDLVKSALMIVESPNKARTIASFFGQPSKTRIGDLVAYEVSIGNMMLTILASGGHMFDLVTNEGYHGVLVDEKDGMLRFIPVYDTIKRCRDCGHQFVDWEEKGVCPRCGSTNVRDALQNVKAMRELAQEVDEILIATDPDTEGEKIAWDIRNVLSPYTPNIKRIEFHEVTRPAIMRAIEEARDVNEGRVNAQLVRRIEDRWIGFELSQELQRVFENRNLSAGRVQTPVLGWVIERYKEFTESETYFLGLTLENGLQLTVEVGKDGKNVEPPEYVTVEDVQLEERELNPMPPYTTDAMLKDASTFLKLSAPETMRLAQDLFEAGLCVTPDTIVSLADGRLMRIDEAVRNGESDLLAVNGLRAKNAKATRFWEIDWNGLLKVVRLKNGHEIRATPDHGLLVIRDGKLGWVSAKNVKPGDYVAFAYNTGHGGRKEYSLLEMLIKLGITDVMVELDEEYFDSKIAPLIKERITTSTKYKYLRNRVVPLKKLLEWGVKDFEPHVVSLYRQRAGSKRIPNFKLDENFWYTFGLVLGDGTLRDSKVLISQTPLKQVKVILEETFPFLHVFETTNQVGFSNSILTELFRRLGARSGELHPIVFTIPEKMLNAMIAGYFDTDGTFSLLHDKRGVNFRAILTSKREDVLKKLSVYLYQIGILNYLKLDKKTGVWDLIISNRSLGAFREKIYLYLRIRRRQFEEAYQAYRGTRKPLESDLIPVGELIKELTFPKGAKTKLLREEGIDVWNWLKKPLSVPRDKLVKVLEYAADTEVKDYLLSLAEANVTWVEVVDVAEEHYTGKLYDFTTMTENFIANGVVSHNCTYHRTDSTHVSNTGIEIAKEYITQELGEEYFKPRPWGEEGTHEAIRPTRPIDTGRLMQLVRDGVIQLPKNLTRNHYRLYDMIFRRFMTSQMKAARILHEKAVINAGIGKTEIEGYVEVIEDGWTRLRSPPFRQLPRLEKGTKLKVVESKKWKAPKVSLYTQGDIIALMKERKIGRPSTYAKIVETLIRRYYVIETRGRKKLVPTEQGIKVYHYLISKYKELVSEEKTRELEEMMDRIEENKIDYQKVLRDLYEEIRKYLA